A part of Crassostrea angulata isolate pt1a10 chromosome 5, ASM2561291v2, whole genome shotgun sequence genomic DNA contains:
- the LOC128183674 gene encoding uncharacterized protein LOC128183674: MGTRVHDPLFHYETHFPERLSRLHLTPDLGPQSPQRRNRRTRSSRQDVRYKTQPVTFDEIQEVDEENIHDENAAEEIKSMQAFSRSMDGLLPKVGTKAGKKAPKNAESRLTETAEDGQNKENVDRPVSEKQTNTNVSGLPPTGLSRDPRRQRMTAKAKRRQMMAEAREGE; encoded by the coding sequence ATGGGAACACGAGTACACGACCCGCTGTTCCACTATGAGACTCACTTTCCTGAACGACTTTCTCGTTTGCACTTGACCCCTGACCTTGGGCCACAGTCTCCACAGAGGAGGAATCGTCGAACGAGGTCGTCCCGGCAGGATGTCCGGTATAAAACACAGCCGGTGACGTTCGATGAAATTCAGGAAGTGGATGAAGAGAACATTCATGACGAAAACGCGGCTGAAGAAATCAAGTCTATGCAGGCATTTTCTAGATCAATGGACGGTCTCTTGCCGAAAGTCGGCACCAAAGCGGGAAAGAAAGCGCCCAAAAATGCGGAGTCTAGATTAACCGAAACTGCGGAGGAtgggcaaaacaaagaaaatgtcGACAGACCTGTTAGTGAGAAACAAACGAACACTAACGTTTCTGGCTTGCCGCCAACTGGACTGTCACGTGACCCAAGACGCCAACGGATGACGGCGAAGGCAAAGCGCCGCCAGATGATGGCGGAGGCGCGGGAAGgggaataa